Proteins encoded together in one Gammaproteobacteria bacterium window:
- a CDS encoding polysaccharide biosynthesis protein, translating into LNRDEIIRKLAAEGIPARPYFAPIHLQPYMAERFGYREGMYPVTEDLGRRGAALPFSSVMTEEQVETVCAALRRVL; encoded by the coding sequence CTGAACCGCGACGAAATCATCCGCAAACTGGCTGCCGAAGGCATCCCCGCGCGCCCCTACTTCGCCCCCATCCACCTGCAGCCCTACATGGCGGAACGCTTCGGCTACCGCGAAGGCATGTACCCCGTCACCGAAGACCTGGGGCGTCGCGGCGCAGCCCTGCCCTTCTCCAGCGTGATGACCGAAGAACAGGTCGAAACCGTGTGCGCCGCCCTGCGCCGCGTGCTGTAG